AGATACtggatataaataaaatatatcatattatTATGATTTCACTATTaccctcttttttttcgaaagtaATGAGAATCGAATCGGTCGATGAATTAGTATATAAGACAACTGATTTATTGATTTAATTAATAGTCTAATTAGAGTTTGATTGAAATTTAATTGGtttaactaaatattaaataaaattattaaaaattttatatataattttaaatatttaaattattatttttaatctaataaaaattaaaattttacaattatattataataactaTAATAAATCGGTATTAGTATATGAAGGCATAGAATTCATTTGAGATTGTTAGACATCATTAAAATTAACacataaaattagaaaataaaaaaaccaacAACAATATTATTATGGCATAATATAACAactcaagaataataaaaaattaacaaaatctcaGCAATTTAAAATTAGTGAACTAATTTAACAACGCAATCAGTATTATTAACAACAGATTAACAATACAAAACAAgtaaaaacaaattcaaaaaacagtGTTTAATGCTTACCGAAAGAAGGGACAAAGAGACAGAGAACAAGTTTGACGGCGACAAAAAGAGAGTTCAACGATAACAGTGAAGAGAAGACGACGATGACACAGAGCTTCCATATGACAGCGAGAGAGCTTCCTACGACAGCAACACAGCTTTCTAAGATGGCGACACAACTCCTACTACAGTAATGGAGCTTCCGTACACAGCGCATGTACCAAGAGAAGAAGAGTTCGATGATGAAAACGAAGCGATGCTGTGGCCTGTGGGAGATGCAGTGGCTGCGGGCTGAATGGCTAGAGTTCtttgttcttttaatttcaaaCTTTCAATTTTCAGTTTAAGAGAGAAGAAGGGTGGGAACTGGACTGAGCTGCATTGTGGTCTTGggaatttaggatttttttttaaaaagtataaaatggCGCTGTTTGAAAGGGTACACCGAACTGAAAATCCTTTAAAAAATCGGTCGATTTCGacaattaatcatttaattacCGATTTGATTGATTCTCTGATCGATTTTTTGTCAGACAATTTATAAAGCTAACTGAATTGATTTGGTGATCGGTTCTCGATTAATCTAATTAAACTGACTGGTTCGGTTTTAGAACtatgcttttttttttgaaaaatataggtagacaatgagaatagtagaatactaaacaatgtgaacaatagatatatcagaTGTTCAATTCAATAAATATGCAAATAATTATGTTCATTACTTTTAATTAgatggttatttcttttgattcgatttacttgTATACAGTTAACAATTGTTGAATGTTCAATTCACTAAGTGTGCCGATAGTTATCTTCGTGTTAAGGTTTAAGAATTCATTTGGAGGtagagtgttttttttttactttattgagtCAATTCTAAaattcattattcacattatttacaaaaatcaTTCTCTGCATAGCAAAATCCATTTTTTTTCATTAGTAATAGCTGCCGAAACAAAACATCAAATAACAAATAACAAACAGCAgtccaaccaaaaaaaaaaaatccaaatttatatATGATCTGCATGTTATTGCAACCACCAAAGAATTCGACACTCCAAATAATCAAACTCCAAGGCACATTATACATACACATATATGTCTCTTTAATTATGTCCAAAATAACAATagttacccaaaaaaaaaatcacaaattatATAtccaaaaattcttttaaaaagaaGTAACAATGAGCATGCAGAAGATTATTTACGAacgctaattaattaattaactctcGTTAATTAATGATTATCTAGGCAATAATAGTGCTTAGTGCGGCAGCGACGAAAATGGCGATGGCTGAATTAACCGAAACTGGTGATGGATTTGCAGCCCATCCAGACGACGAAGGTTTCCCGTTTGGCGTTGCTGGTGTCGTTTCGTTCGAAGACGACGCCGGCGTGGCTGCAGGAGTTGCTGCTCCTGGAGAGGAAGATGGGGAAGCGAGAGGAGTCGCAGCGGATGGAGAAATGGAGGGTGACGGTGAGGGTGGTGATGGCGTAGCAGACGCCGGTGATGGAGTTGAAACTGAAGGTGATGGCGCTGTTGGAGAGTACTGTGGTGAGCCTATGGGTGCAGTTCCCGTGCCGGTGGGAGGTTGCGAAACAGGGGAAGTATTGTATGGTGGTTGTGATGATGTTGGCGTTGGAGCAGCAGCACTATAGGGAGGCTGAGAAAGCGGTGATGGTGTTTTTGGAGGGTTTGGTGGAGCATATGGTGGGTTTGGGTGATGGTTGTTGTTGGTAGCAGGGGAAGGAGCTTGAGAAATTGGTGATGGAACATATGGAGGATTAGGGTGATGATTGTTATGAGCAGGGGAAGGAGCCTGTGGTGGAGTTGGAGTATGATAAGGTGGTTGAGAAATTGGCGTTGGTAcatatggagaaggtgatgatcttgGTGTTGGAACATATGGAGTGTTACCAGGTGATGGTGGAACAATTGGAGTGTATGGAGGGTTAGGATGATGATTGTTATGGCCGGGGGAAGGTGCGGCTTGTGGTGGAACTATTGGAGTGTATGGAGGGTTAGGGTGATGATTGTTATGGCCGGGGGAAGGAGCAGATTGCGGTGGAGTTGGAGTAACGTATGGTGGAATAATTGGAGTATGGCCAGGGGAAGGAGCTTGTGGTGGTGTTGGAGTAACTATTGGAGTATGGCCAGGGGAGGGTGCTTCTGGTGAAGGTGTTTTTGGAGGAACTATTGGGGTATATGGAGGGTTGGGATGATGATTGTTATGTCCAGGAGAAGGAGCTTGTGGTGGAGTTGGGGTAACATATGGTGGAACAGGGGAAGGTGCTTGTGGTGGTGTTGGAGTAATATACGGTGGGTTATGGCCAGGGGAGGGAGCTTGTGGTGGAGTTGGTGAAGGTGTTTTTGGGGGGACTATTGGGGTATATGGAGGGTTGGGATGATGATTGTTATGTCCGGGAGAAGGAGCTTGTGGTGGAGTGACATAGGGAGGATTATGAATTGGTGAAGGAGGAGGACATTTTGGTGTATTttgaggaggtggtggtggtggtcttTGAGCTAACACCACAACAATAAGCTTCTGACCTTTCTCACAATTATCATCATTCCCACTAATGAAGTAGAATGGACCTGACCTATCAAATTGGAACTCACTACTATCTCCCCCCTCTAGTTTCTTTATTGCCTTCTTTTTGTTGCATTTCTCATAGTCTTCTTTCTTCACCTCCAACACTGACTCTGATCCCTCCTTGTACTTAAACACTATCACATAACACACACATCAaacaatcaaattaattaaactattaaTAATGATCATAAATAAAGTTTTGATCTTTTGCATACCCAATGTGTCACTGACTTGGAACCTGTTCCTTTCCGCCCATTGGTTGTAACTCTCAGAAGGATTCAGAACCCAACCATCTTTCCCACCAACA
This region of Arachis hypogaea cultivar Tifrunner chromosome 8, arahy.Tifrunner.gnm2.J5K5, whole genome shotgun sequence genomic DNA includes:
- the LOC112707424 gene encoding uncharacterized protein produces the protein MVMELLDHHGRPIIICLLLVIVLSRPLQGYKFYVGGKDGWVLNPSESYNQWAERNRFQVSDTLVFKYKEGSESVLEVKKEDYEKCNKKKAIKKLEGGDSSEFQFDRSGPFYFISGNDDNCEKGQKLIVVVLAQRPPPPPPQNTPKCPPPSPIHNPPYVTPPQAPSPGHNNHHPNPPYTPIVPPKTPSPTPPQAPSPGHNPPYITPTPPQAPSPVPPYVTPTPPQAPSPGHNNHHPNPPYTPIVPPKTPSPEAPSPGHTPIVTPTPPQAPSPGHTPIIPPYVTPTPPQSAPSPGHNNHHPNPPYTPIVPPQAAPSPGHNNHHPNPPYTPIVPPSPGNTPYVPTPRSSPSPYVPTPISQPPYHTPTPPQAPSPAHNNHHPNPPYVPSPISQAPSPATNNNHHPNPPYAPPNPPKTPSPLSQPPYSAAAPTPTSSQPPYNTSPVSQPPTGTGTAPIGSPQYSPTAPSPSVSTPSPASATPSPPSPSPSISPSAATPLASPSSSPGAATPAATPASSSNETTPATPNGKPSSSGWAANPSPVSVNSAIAIFVAAALSTIIA